The following proteins come from a genomic window of Candidatus Bipolaricaulis sibiricus:
- a CDS encoding Pyruvate,phosphate dikinase: MAKYVYLFGADRTEGSAEMKDLLGGKGANLADMARMGIPVPPGFTVTTEVCTHYYAHDRRYPAELDAQVKEALATVEKLTGRRFGDPENPLLVSIRSGARRSMPGMMETVLNVGLTEKTLGGLVTQTRNERFAYDAYRRLVMMYSDVVMEKAAGREPATGKGIRRTLDDQLEALKRRRGYRTDVEIPAAELKNLVRRFKKTVHDRLGEPFPDDPWEQLWGAIGAVFASWMGRRAVEYRRIERIPDTWGTAVNVQAMVFGNMGDDCATGVAFTRNPATGENAFYGEYLTSAQGEDVVAGIRTPAPLNAHSRNEQSRDLPTLEERMPEAYRELCAIRDKLERRYRDMQDIEFTIEKGKLYMLQCRTGKRTGVAAVRMAMDMLDEGLIDTPTAVLRVAPIQLVELLLPMLDPQSAARATPIAKGLPAGPGGAVGRVVFTAKDAVEWSARGEKVILVREETSPEDVDGMHKAQAVLTSKGGMTSHAALVARGWGKCCIVGCGDVEIARDGRSFHSRSGHVVREGDWVSLDGTLGHVYLGALALVPAAPEANPHYVRLMKLADGFRKLKVRTNADTPKDAAQAIKFGAEGIGLFRTEHMFYGEGSEEALFLLRKMIVSQSEGERRQALNELFPYVKSDVKATLEVMDGRPVTIRLLDPPLHEFVPHDKGKLARLAEELGIKMPRLRQRVEALRENNPMLGHRGVRLGITYPEVTEMQIRAILEATAELLGAGRHPVPEIMIPVTATAPELVHQKAIFDRVRAEVQTQFGLSELPCLYGTMIEIPRAALRAGDIATTAEFFSFGTNDLTQMTFGFSRDDIGSFLPDYLRLAILPADPFQTIDQDGVGELIALAVERGRQVRSGLKVGICGEHGGDPDSVEFCHRVGMDYVSCSPFRVPIARLAAAQAALRDG; this comes from the coding sequence ATGGCGAAGTACGTGTACCTGTTCGGCGCCGACCGCACCGAGGGGTCGGCGGAGATGAAGGACCTGCTCGGCGGAAAAGGGGCCAATCTCGCCGACATGGCGCGCATGGGGATCCCTGTGCCGCCTGGGTTCACGGTGACCACCGAGGTGTGTACCCACTACTACGCCCACGATCGGCGGTACCCGGCGGAACTTGACGCCCAGGTCAAGGAGGCGTTGGCGACCGTTGAGAAGCTGACGGGAAGACGGTTCGGCGATCCTGAGAATCCGCTGCTTGTCTCGATCCGCTCAGGGGCCCGGCGCTCGATGCCCGGGATGATGGAGACCGTCCTGAACGTGGGTCTCACCGAGAAGACCCTGGGAGGGCTCGTCACCCAGACGAGGAACGAGCGGTTCGCCTACGACGCGTACCGGCGGTTGGTGATGATGTACTCGGACGTCGTCATGGAGAAGGCAGCAGGGCGGGAGCCAGCGACGGGCAAGGGAATTCGCCGCACCCTCGACGACCAGTTGGAGGCCCTCAAGCGCCGACGGGGCTACAGGACGGATGTGGAGATTCCAGCTGCCGAGCTGAAGAACCTCGTTCGGCGGTTCAAGAAGACCGTGCACGACCGCCTGGGGGAACCGTTCCCTGACGACCCGTGGGAGCAGCTGTGGGGGGCGATCGGAGCCGTGTTCGCGAGCTGGATGGGGAGGCGCGCCGTCGAGTACCGTCGCATCGAGCGAATCCCCGACACCTGGGGAACGGCGGTCAACGTCCAGGCGATGGTGTTCGGGAACATGGGCGACGACTGCGCAACGGGTGTGGCCTTCACCCGCAACCCTGCCACGGGCGAGAACGCGTTCTACGGTGAGTACCTGACCAGCGCCCAGGGAGAGGACGTGGTGGCTGGCATCCGGACCCCCGCCCCGCTCAACGCGCACTCCCGAAACGAGCAGAGCCGTGACCTGCCCACCCTTGAGGAGCGAATGCCCGAGGCCTACCGCGAGCTGTGTGCGATCCGGGACAAGCTCGAGCGCCGGTACCGGGACATGCAGGACATCGAGTTCACGATCGAGAAGGGGAAGCTGTACATGCTCCAGTGCCGGACCGGCAAGCGGACCGGTGTCGCCGCGGTGCGGATGGCGATGGACATGCTCGACGAGGGGCTCATCGATACCCCCACCGCCGTCCTGCGGGTGGCACCCATTCAGCTCGTGGAGCTCCTGCTCCCGATGCTCGACCCGCAGTCGGCGGCCCGGGCCACGCCCATTGCCAAGGGGCTCCCCGCTGGGCCGGGAGGGGCCGTGGGGCGCGTCGTGTTCACGGCGAAGGACGCCGTGGAGTGGTCGGCTCGAGGGGAGAAGGTGATCCTCGTGCGCGAGGAGACTTCCCCCGAGGACGTCGACGGGATGCACAAGGCCCAGGCCGTCCTGACCTCGAAGGGTGGGATGACGTCCCACGCGGCGTTGGTGGCCCGGGGATGGGGCAAGTGCTGCATCGTCGGCTGTGGTGACGTCGAGATCGCCCGCGACGGGCGGTCCTTCCACTCTCGAAGCGGGCACGTCGTGCGGGAGGGCGACTGGGTTAGCCTCGACGGCACCCTGGGCCACGTGTACTTGGGGGCCCTCGCCCTTGTCCCCGCCGCCCCCGAGGCGAACCCGCACTACGTGAGGCTGATGAAGCTGGCCGATGGGTTCCGGAAGCTCAAGGTGCGGACGAATGCCGACACCCCCAAGGACGCCGCCCAGGCGATCAAGTTCGGGGCCGAAGGGATCGGCCTGTTCCGGACCGAGCACATGTTCTATGGCGAGGGGAGCGAGGAGGCGTTGTTCCTCCTACGCAAGATGATCGTGAGCCAGAGCGAGGGCGAACGGCGGCAGGCCCTGAACGAGCTCTTCCCGTACGTCAAGTCGGATGTGAAGGCCACGCTCGAGGTCATGGACGGCCGACCGGTGACGATCCGGCTCCTCGATCCCCCACTCCACGAGTTTGTCCCCCACGACAAGGGAAAACTCGCCCGACTGGCAGAGGAACTGGGGATCAAGATGCCCCGGCTACGCCAGCGGGTGGAGGCCTTGCGCGAGAACAACCCCATGCTCGGACATCGCGGTGTGCGGCTGGGGATCACGTACCCCGAGGTCACCGAGATGCAGATCCGTGCCATTCTCGAGGCGACCGCCGAACTTCTCGGCGCGGGCCGACATCCGGTTCCCGAGATCATGATCCCCGTAACCGCCACCGCTCCGGAGCTCGTCCATCAGAAGGCCATCTTCGACCGCGTTCGCGCCGAGGTCCAGACCCAGTTTGGGCTCAGCGAACTCCCGTGCCTGTACGGGACGATGATCGAGATCCCGCGCGCCGCGTTGCGGGCCGGCGACATCGCGACGACTGCCGAGTTCTTCAGCTTCGGAACGAATGACCTCACCCAGATGACGTTTGGGTTCAGCCGGGACGACATCGGAAGTTTCCTCCCCGACTACCTGCGGTTGGCCATCCTTCCCGCTGATCCATTCCAGACGATCGACCAGGACGGCGTCGGGGAGCTGATCGCCCTGGCGGTGGAGCGCGGTCGGCAGGTGCGCTCTGGGCTGAAGGTGGGCATCTGTGGCGAGCACGGCGGCGATCCGGACAGCGTGGAGTTCTGTCACCGCGTGGGGATGGACTACGTGAGTTGCTCTCCGTTCCGCGTCCCCATTGCCCGGCTGGCGGCCGCCCAGGCCGCGCTGCGCGATGGTTAG
- a CDS encoding ABC transporter, substrate-binding protein (cluster 5, nickel/peptides/opines), producing the protein MKRSIMFGLVAVVLGTWCGLGADLVVAVSTEPPGLDPTTNAAAVIKLLLHHNVYECLVQFDSETNLHGQLATAWEVSEDGLEFTFHIRDGVVFHDGTPCDAEAVRRSFLRTLDPGTGHPNRSFYAAVQDVVAEADRVRFLLKYPYAPFLALLAIGDSVVVPAHRDDLAVRPVGTGPFQFDEWRPADRLILRRNDAYYRPHVPQLDRVIVRFIPDPSAQLAALRAGDVDLVAEVTPQIAYALRSDRGYTVVSGPSNVIQIMAINNARPPLDRLDVRRALAHAIDREAILGQVFFGFGTPIGSHLTPAVPFYADMTHLFPYDPGAAKRLLAEAGYEGGLTLRMVLPSNYAQHVRTGELIAAQLAAVGVRTTIELVDWNTWLDRVFSKADYDLTVVGHPGRVDPALMLTGYGSDRRDYYFRRGWASEELEGLLAEGITTVDADRRRVIYGRVQEILAEEVVNYYIQDMAAIHVMRSRVRGVAVFPVYVLDLTTVEAG; encoded by the coding sequence ATGAAGCGGAGTATCATGTTTGGACTGGTAGCGGTGGTCCTGGGAACATGGTGCGGCCTAGGGGCCGATCTCGTGGTGGCCGTGTCCACCGAACCCCCCGGGCTCGATCCCACGACCAACGCCGCGGCGGTGATCAAGCTGCTTCTCCACCACAACGTGTACGAGTGCCTCGTGCAGTTCGACTCCGAGACGAACCTGCACGGGCAACTCGCCACGGCATGGGAGGTCTCGGAGGACGGCCTGGAGTTCACGTTCCACATCCGGGACGGAGTGGTCTTTCACGACGGGACGCCGTGCGATGCGGAGGCGGTGCGCCGGAGCTTCCTGCGCACGCTTGACCCCGGGACCGGCCACCCGAACCGAAGCTTCTACGCCGCGGTGCAGGATGTCGTCGCCGAGGCAGATCGCGTACGATTCCTTCTCAAGTACCCGTACGCGCCGTTCCTCGCCCTGCTCGCCATCGGCGACTCCGTGGTCGTCCCGGCCCACCGCGACGATCTGGCTGTGCGCCCCGTGGGGACGGGGCCGTTCCAGTTCGACGAGTGGCGGCCGGCGGACCGGCTCATCCTGCGCCGCAACGACGCGTACTACCGTCCACACGTCCCCCAACTGGACCGGGTAATCGTGCGGTTCATCCCCGACCCATCGGCCCAGCTGGCGGCGCTGCGCGCCGGGGACGTGGACCTGGTCGCCGAGGTCACTCCGCAGATCGCGTACGCGCTCCGGTCGGACCGGGGTTACACCGTGGTCTCGGGGCCGTCGAACGTCATCCAGATCATGGCGATCAACAACGCCCGACCGCCCCTCGACCGGCTCGATGTCCGCCGAGCGCTCGCCCACGCGATCGATCGCGAGGCGATTCTCGGCCAGGTGTTCTTCGGGTTCGGAACACCCATCGGGAGTCATCTGACCCCCGCCGTTCCGTTCTACGCGGACATGACCCACCTCTTCCCCTACGATCCGGGGGCGGCGAAGCGGTTGCTCGCCGAGGCGGGATACGAGGGCGGACTCACGCTGCGGATGGTTCTCCCCAGCAACTACGCCCAGCACGTACGCACAGGGGAGTTGATCGCTGCCCAACTGGCCGCCGTGGGCGTTCGGACCACGATCGAGCTTGTGGACTGGAACACCTGGCTCGACCGTGTGTTCAGCAAGGCGGACTACGACCTGACGGTGGTCGGGCATCCGGGCCGAGTGGACCCGGCGCTGATGCTCACGGGATACGGATCGGATCGGCGCGACTACTACTTCCGCCGTGGTTGGGCCAGTGAGGAACTTGAGGGACTCCTCGCTGAGGGAATCACGACTGTTGACGCGGATCGGCGCCGCGTGATCTACGGCCGCGTTCAGGAGATCCTGGCGGAGGAAGTCGTGAACTACTACATCCAGGACATGGCTGCGATTCACGTGATGCGGTCTCGCGTGCGCGGTGTGGCAGTGTTCCCTGTCTACGTTCTCGACCTCACTACGGTCGAAGCCGGGTGA
- a CDS encoding Phosphate transport system regulatory protein PhoU, whose protein sequence is MVREAFERELRALEGEVVGLGEAVAEAVRGAIYALRTRDADLAERVDRADDDLNRRRFDLEERCLALLATQQPMASDLRVLMAIVHIATDLERMGDHAAGVARLVIRMGNEPLIKPLVDIPRMADLVVSMLDEALGAFVRRDAAAARRAAARDDEVDALHDQVHRELFLLMIQNPSTITQATYLMWASHGLERIADLVTNVCERVVFVAQGVLEDLNQPHG, encoded by the coding sequence ATGGTGCGCGAGGCGTTCGAGCGAGAGCTGCGGGCGTTGGAGGGCGAGGTCGTCGGCCTCGGGGAGGCCGTCGCAGAGGCCGTGCGGGGGGCGATCTACGCCCTTCGCACGCGGGACGCCGACCTCGCGGAGCGGGTGGACCGGGCCGACGACGACCTCAACCGGCGGCGGTTCGACCTCGAGGAGCGGTGCCTGGCCCTGCTCGCCACGCAGCAGCCGATGGCGAGCGACCTACGGGTGCTGATGGCGATCGTCCACATCGCGACGGATCTTGAACGGATGGGGGACCATGCTGCCGGGGTCGCGCGGCTCGTGATCCGGATGGGCAACGAGCCGCTGATCAAACCTCTCGTCGACATCCCACGGATGGCGGACCTCGTGGTGAGCATGCTCGACGAGGCGCTGGGCGCGTTCGTGCGCCGCGACGCGGCGGCGGCGCGCCGTGCGGCGGCGCGGGACGACGAGGTGGACGCGCTCCACGACCAGGTGCATCGCGAGCTGTTTCTCCTCATGATCCAGAACCCGAGTACGATCACCCAGGCCACGTACCTCATGTGGGCGAGCCACGGCCTGGAGCGGATCGCGGACCTTGTGACGAACGTGTGCGAGCGGGTGGTGTTCGTGGCCCAGGGAGTCCTGGAGGACTTGAACCAGCCGCACGGCTGA
- a CDS encoding Phosphate transport ATP-binding protein PstB, whose product MSEDKAIPVLSARAFSLWYGAQRALTEVTLDIATRQVTAIIGPSGCGKSTLIRAFNRLNDLIPGVRTSGEILFRGEGIYGRRVDPVNVRRHIGMVFQKPNPFPKSVFENVAFGLRINGFRGNLMERVERALQQAALWDEVKDDLHRKTGYDLSGGQQQRLCIARALAVAPEVLLMDEPCSALDPIATAKIEDLVRELASSVTVAIVTHNMQQAARVSDWTAFMLLGELVEFGPTREIFTRPKDNRTEAYITGRFG is encoded by the coding sequence GTGAGTGAGGATAAGGCCATTCCCGTCCTCAGCGCGCGCGCGTTCAGCTTGTGGTATGGCGCCCAGCGGGCGTTGACCGAGGTAACCCTCGACATCGCGACGCGCCAGGTCACGGCGATCATCGGCCCCTCGGGATGCGGGAAGAGCACGCTCATCCGGGCGTTCAACCGCCTCAACGACCTCATCCCGGGGGTGCGCACCTCGGGCGAGATCCTGTTCCGGGGCGAGGGGATCTACGGCCGTCGGGTCGACCCCGTGAACGTGCGCCGCCACATCGGGATGGTGTTCCAGAAGCCCAACCCGTTCCCGAAGTCCGTGTTCGAGAACGTGGCGTTCGGGTTGCGGATCAACGGGTTCCGGGGGAACCTCATGGAGCGGGTGGAACGGGCGCTCCAGCAGGCCGCGCTGTGGGACGAGGTGAAGGACGACCTCCACCGGAAGACCGGCTACGACCTCTCCGGCGGACAGCAGCAACGGCTGTGCATTGCCCGGGCGCTCGCTGTGGCCCCGGAGGTGCTCCTCATGGACGAACCGTGCTCGGCGCTGGATCCGATCGCCACCGCGAAAATCGAGGACCTGGTCCGCGAGCTGGCGAGTTCGGTTACCGTAGCGATCGTGACCCACAACATGCAGCAGGCGGCGCGGGTCAGTGACTGGACGGCGTTCATGCTCCTCGGGGAACTCGTGGAGTTCGGGCCGACGCGGGAGATCTTCACCCGCCCCAAGGACAACCGCACCGAGGCGTACATCACGGGGAGGTTTGGATAG
- a CDS encoding Phosphate transport system permease protein PstA: MIRRRAVGGVFAVLAGAALGLSLVVLIVLIATTALQAGPITSMRAVSGAGISLSLRSMDVPGTRDTLAYATIAQVEAGSPAAGLGMARGDAMIAIAETAVDRPSRAWDAVGRAPGGREVTLPVVWMPRPEITLGTLRATAVDGAPRVVLSAPSGSAQAGALRAGDVLRTVGGIPIVGTRQAWEALVAVAQTQGTPLELVVERDGELEIVRWDPTLRAELSFVRDPLRAWWTFLTTLSEPRYPERAGLLPAFVGSVYVVLVMAAVAFPLGIAGAVYLEEYAPQNVLTRVVEVLVANLAGTPSAVVGIIGLEVFARALGAGRSILAGGLTLSILILPMMIVAAREALRAVPQTLREAALAVGATRWETVRHHVLPYALPGILTGTILSFSRALGEAAPLLLLGAFLFVTYVPQGLGDSFTVVPLQIFEWATRPQDGFATVAAAAIVILVAFLLLLNVVAIVLRTRFQRRWSG; this comes from the coding sequence ATGATCCGCCGTCGCGCGGTGGGGGGCGTGTTCGCCGTTCTCGCTGGGGCCGCACTCGGCCTGAGCCTCGTCGTGTTGATCGTCCTCATCGCCACCACCGCCCTCCAGGCCGGGCCAATCACGTCGATGCGGGCCGTGTCGGGGGCGGGCATCTCCCTCTCCCTGCGCAGCATGGACGTCCCGGGCACCCGCGACACGTTGGCCTATGCCACGATCGCCCAAGTCGAGGCCGGTTCGCCCGCGGCCGGGCTGGGCATGGCGCGGGGAGACGCGATGATCGCGATCGCGGAGACCGCGGTGGATCGGCCGAGCCGGGCCTGGGACGCCGTGGGCAGGGCTCCCGGCGGGCGGGAGGTGACCCTCCCCGTGGTCTGGATGCCGCGGCCTGAGATCACCCTCGGTACCCTGCGGGCCACGGCGGTGGACGGAGCGCCGCGCGTGGTCCTCTCGGCACCGTCCGGATCCGCCCAGGCCGGGGCGCTCCGGGCAGGGGACGTCCTTCGGACTGTGGGCGGGATCCCGATCGTCGGAACCCGGCAGGCTTGGGAGGCGCTCGTGGCCGTCGCGCAGACGCAGGGCACGCCGCTTGAACTCGTCGTGGAGCGGGACGGGGAGCTGGAGATCGTGCGGTGGGACCCGACCCTCCGGGCCGAGCTGTCGTTCGTTCGGGACCCGCTGCGTGCGTGGTGGACGTTCCTCACCACGCTCAGCGAGCCACGTTACCCGGAGCGGGCCGGGCTTCTCCCCGCCTTCGTCGGGTCCGTGTACGTGGTCCTCGTGATGGCGGCGGTCGCGTTTCCGCTGGGGATCGCCGGCGCCGTGTACCTCGAGGAGTACGCGCCGCAGAACGTCCTGACTCGGGTCGTGGAGGTGCTCGTGGCGAACCTCGCGGGGACGCCATCCGCGGTGGTGGGGATCATCGGGCTCGAGGTGTTCGCCCGGGCGCTCGGTGCGGGGCGCAGCATCCTTGCCGGCGGCCTGACCCTATCCATCCTCATCCTGCCGATGATGATCGTCGCTGCGCGGGAGGCGCTGCGGGCCGTGCCCCAGACCCTCCGCGAGGCCGCGCTTGCCGTCGGGGCCACCCGCTGGGAGACGGTGCGGCACCACGTTCTCCCGTACGCCCTGCCGGGGATCCTTACGGGGACGATTCTCTCCTTTTCCCGGGCCCTCGGCGAGGCCGCGCCCCTCCTCCTCCTCGGGGCGTTCCTGTTCGTGACCTACGTTCCCCAGGGACTGGGGGACAGCTTCACCGTGGTCCCCCTCCAGATCTTCGAGTGGGCGACCCGGCCCCAGGACGGGTTCGCCACGGTGGCTGCGGCGGCGATTGTGATCCTTGTGGCCTTTCTTCTGCTTCTCAACGTGGTGGCGATCGTCCTCCGCACCCGGTTCCAGCGGAGGTGGTCGGGGTGA
- a CDS encoding Phosphate transport system permease protein PstC: MGSKRGSLFTASRGRSRRERLATLGLTVAGLLAVAITLTIIALFIEGSVPFLRTVPLRDFLWGTRWAPLHEPASYGILPLVGATVVTTGIALAVAVPLGLLSAVFLSAYAPGPVRRVLKPALELLAGIPTVVYGFFALRFVTPLLQRFVPALGFWNGLSAGLVMGVMIVPYMASLSEDVLYAVPRSLWEGAYALGATRFETVIRVVIPAALSGIGAAFILAMTRAVGETMIVALAAGRTPTWPPDPRQPVLTLTTAIVNIATGDHEATAFIWSAVFAIGLLLFLTTLVLNTVSYLVIQRFRERYA; the protein is encoded by the coding sequence ATGGGCTCCAAGCGTGGATCTCTCTTCACGGCCTCTCGCGGCCGCAGCCGCCGCGAGAGGCTCGCCACGCTGGGGCTCACCGTCGCGGGCCTGCTTGCGGTGGCGATCACGCTCACGATCATTGCCCTGTTCATCGAGGGGAGCGTGCCGTTTCTCCGCACGGTCCCGCTCCGCGATTTCCTGTGGGGAACGCGCTGGGCGCCCCTCCACGAGCCAGCAAGCTACGGGATCCTGCCCCTTGTCGGGGCGACTGTGGTGACCACGGGCATCGCGCTCGCTGTTGCCGTGCCGCTTGGGCTTCTGTCGGCCGTGTTCCTCAGCGCCTACGCTCCCGGGCCGGTGCGTCGCGTGCTCAAGCCCGCGCTCGAGCTGCTGGCGGGCATCCCGACGGTGGTGTACGGGTTCTTCGCCCTCCGGTTCGTGACGCCTCTTCTCCAACGGTTTGTCCCCGCGTTGGGGTTCTGGAACGGCCTGTCCGCAGGACTGGTCATGGGCGTGATGATCGTCCCCTACATGGCGTCGCTGTCCGAGGACGTCCTGTACGCGGTCCCGCGGTCGCTGTGGGAAGGAGCGTACGCGCTCGGCGCGACCCGGTTCGAGACCGTGATCCGCGTCGTGATCCCGGCTGCCCTGTCCGGAATCGGTGCCGCATTCATCCTCGCCATGACGCGGGCGGTGGGGGAGACGATGATCGTTGCCCTCGCCGCGGGCCGGACCCCGACCTGGCCGCCCGACCCGAGGCAGCCCGTCCTGACCCTGACCACCGCGATCGTGAACATCGCCACTGGCGATCACGAGGCTACCGCGTTCATCTGGTCGGCGGTGTTCGCGATCGGGCTCCTCCTGTTCTTGACCACGCTCGTCTTGAACACGGTGAGCTACCTCGTCATCCAGCGGTTCCGGGAGAGGTACGCATGA
- a CDS encoding Phosphate ABC transporter, periplasmic phosphate-binding protein PstS, giving the protein MRTLAWLLAGVWVVAGVAQPTAPVDSLAILIDGSSTVGPVTEAVAADFIAEVPRARISVGVSGTSGGFRRFLTGETDINDASRPIRPAEITTAKERGIEYLELMIGLDGVAVVVSRASGIFLDGAPVMTLGELNLLWSRESEGLITRWSQISPRFADAPIVLSGAASTSGTFDVFTAVVCGKEGDSRTDYFGTEEDQLLAEQTGADPYALTYFGFAFLDHNRDRVQAIAIDPRPELIDTPAEVVAEINARRAAVGKKPLVVAGGAPQGVLPSVDSIADFTYPLSRPLFFYLNLASANRPLVQQFVTFYLSEEVIGDPEFLLDVGYLPVSAELREASRRIWTNRITGTAFGGTITGFTPEDIARLYRKHAGF; this is encoded by the coding sequence ATGCGAACACTCGCATGGCTTCTGGCGGGGGTGTGGGTTGTGGCCGGGGTGGCGCAGCCCACGGCACCAGTGGACTCTCTGGCGATCCTGATCGACGGTTCGAGCACGGTGGGGCCGGTCACGGAAGCGGTGGCCGCGGACTTCATCGCCGAGGTGCCGCGAGCACGGATCTCGGTGGGGGTGAGCGGGACGAGCGGGGGGTTCCGGCGGTTCCTCACCGGCGAGACGGACATCAACGACGCGTCGCGGCCGATTCGGCCAGCCGAGATCACCACGGCCAAGGAGCGCGGCATCGAGTACCTCGAGCTCATGATCGGACTGGACGGGGTGGCCGTTGTTGTCTCCCGTGCCAGCGGGATCTTCCTCGACGGGGCACCCGTGATGACCTTGGGCGAGCTCAACCTGCTCTGGAGCCGCGAGAGCGAGGGGCTCATCACCCGCTGGAGCCAGATCAGCCCGCGGTTCGCCGATGCGCCGATCGTCCTCTCGGGGGCCGCCAGCACGTCGGGGACGTTTGACGTGTTCACCGCGGTGGTGTGCGGGAAGGAGGGCGACAGCCGCACGGATTACTTCGGGACGGAAGAGGACCAGCTCCTCGCCGAGCAGACGGGTGCTGATCCGTACGCGCTGACCTACTTTGGGTTCGCGTTCCTCGATCACAATCGGGACCGGGTCCAGGCGATCGCGATCGATCCTCGCCCTGAGCTCATCGACACTCCAGCCGAGGTCGTGGCCGAGATCAACGCCCGCCGGGCGGCTGTGGGGAAGAAGCCCCTCGTCGTCGCCGGGGGAGCGCCCCAGGGTGTCTTGCCCTCGGTGGACTCGATCGCCGACTTCACCTACCCGCTGAGCCGGCCGCTGTTCTTCTACCTCAACCTGGCGTCGGCGAACCGGCCGCTCGTGCAGCAGTTCGTGACGTTCTACCTGAGCGAGGAGGTCATCGGCGACCCGGAGTTCCTGCTTGACGTGGGCTACCTCCCCGTCTCGGCGGAGCTCCGGGAGGCCTCGCGGCGAATCTGGACGAACCGGATCACCGGCACCGCGTTCGGGGGGACGATCACCGGGTTCACCCCCGAGGACATCGCTCGGCTGTACCGGAAGCACGCGGGGTTCTGA
- a CDS encoding Tryptophanase, translating to MDSVSKRTIAEPYKIKVVEPLRMTSREYREEKIREAGYNTFLLRSEDVYIDLLTDSGTSAMSDNQWAGMMLGDEAYAGSRNFYHLERAVQEIYGFRYVVPTHQGRAAEHITSQLRIKRGQYVPMNMYFTTTREHVERAGGIFYDCIIDEAHDPANKHPFKGNVDLAKLDRLVQERGRDQIAYLSIAPCVNMAGGQPFSMANLREVAAWADRHGIPIIFDATRAVENAYFIQQREPGYARRPVREILREMMSYGEGCTMSSKKDNLVNIGGFIATNNEQFFTRAKEMVVVFEGLHTYGGLAGRDMEAIARGIYEMVDDLYIACRVRQVEYLGNRLRDAGVPIVEPIGGHAVFVDAKRFLPHIPQEEFPAQTLAAALYVDSGVRGMERGIVSAGRDPRTGDHRRPKLELVRLTIPRRVYTNLHMDVVAESCTALYENREGIRGLKMVYEPPELRFFQARFEPIVP from the coding sequence ATGGACTCCGTGAGCAAGCGAACGATCGCCGAACCGTACAAGATCAAGGTTGTGGAGCCCCTGCGGATGACATCGCGCGAGTACCGCGAGGAGAAGATCCGCGAGGCGGGGTACAACACGTTCCTCCTCCGGAGTGAGGACGTGTACATCGACCTCCTCACCGACTCCGGGACCTCGGCGATGAGCGACAACCAGTGGGCAGGGATGATGCTCGGAGATGAGGCCTACGCGGGATCGCGCAACTTCTATCACCTCGAACGGGCGGTCCAGGAGATCTACGGCTTCCGTTACGTTGTCCCCACCCACCAGGGTCGGGCCGCCGAGCACATCACGAGCCAACTGCGGATCAAGCGAGGCCAGTACGTCCCGATGAACATGTACTTCACCACGACCCGCGAGCACGTCGAGCGCGCGGGAGGGATCTTCTATGACTGCATCATCGACGAGGCGCATGATCCGGCGAACAAGCACCCATTCAAGGGCAACGTGGACCTCGCCAAGCTGGACCGCCTCGTCCAGGAGAGGGGCCGCGACCAGATCGCTTACCTGTCGATCGCCCCGTGCGTGAACATGGCCGGCGGGCAGCCGTTCTCGATGGCGAACCTTCGCGAGGTGGCTGCCTGGGCGGACCGCCATGGGATTCCGATCATCTTCGACGCCACCCGGGCCGTGGAGAACGCGTACTTCATCCAGCAGCGCGAGCCGGGGTACGCCCGGAGGCCCGTGCGGGAGATCCTTCGCGAGATGATGAGCTACGGCGAGGGATGCACGATGTCCTCGAAGAAGGACAACCTCGTCAACATCGGCGGGTTCATCGCCACGAACAACGAGCAGTTCTTCACCCGGGCCAAGGAAATGGTGGTTGTGTTCGAGGGTCTCCACACCTATGGTGGACTGGCCGGTCGGGACATGGAGGCGATCGCCCGCGGGATCTACGAGATGGTCGACGACCTCTACATCGCGTGCCGGGTCCGCCAGGTGGAGTACCTCGGGAACCGCCTCCGTGACGCCGGCGTGCCCATCGTCGAGCCCATCGGGGGGCACGCCGTGTTCGTGGACGCCAAGCGTTTCCTGCCCCACATTCCTCAGGAGGAGTTCCCCGCCCAGACGCTCGCGGCTGCATTGTACGTGGACAGCGGCGTGCGGGGGATGGAGCGGGGGATCGTAAGTGCGGGCCGCGATCCGCGGACGGGGGATCATCGTCGGCCGAAGCTCGAGCTCGTTCGCCTCACCATCCCCCGCCGCGTGTACACGAACCTCCACATGGACGTCGTCGCCGAGAGCTGCACTGCGCTCTACGAGAACCGGGAGGGCATCCGCGGGCTGAAGATGGTGTATGAGCCCCCCGAGCTTCGGTTCTTCCAGGCCCGCTTCGAGCCGATCGTCCCGTAG